Part of the Woronichinia naegeliana WA131 genome, TTAACCGCATCCGCATTCAGTCCGATCCTAGCCAAATGAGCGCGATCGCTGAAAGTCTCAGAAATTTCACGCTTTAAACTTTGACGACACCACTGTTCAATCGGTAAAACAAATCCAGATTTAGGACGATTAAATAATCGAGCATCAAGCTGTTCTGCTACTAAGTTTTGTAAAAAACGCTTTTTCCCCAGGGGATAAAAACGATTCTTGAGCTTTTGTTCTATTACTAAGCCAACTACCTTATGATCAATAAGAGGTAGTCTAACTTCCAAAGAATTAGCCATACTTGCAACATCTGTGTCTCGTAATAATCGCTCCCCTAGGAAAATAGCGATTTCAAGCTGGCTGATGGAACTTAAAGTTGGCTCTTGGGCGATGGTTTCTTGGAATTTTTGGGTATAAAAATCTGTCAAACCATAATAAGAACTTGGATATTCTTTTTGTCCTAATAATTGATTTTGAAAATCCTTAGTAAATAAGCTGTAAAAAACCTGATAAATATTAGTAAGATTACTGGTAGATAAAAGATCTTCGATTTTTCCCCAACGGGTTTGAGCCGGAAAGCTACCTAATTCTCCCTCATTCCAATGTATGAATTGTTTTGATAAATTTTGACGGAATGAATAGGGCAATTTATTCAAATACTGGTTAATTTTAACCGCTAAACTGACTTCTCGAAAAGAGCGGTAGCCGCCAAAGAGTTCATCCCCTCCTGTCCCGGCTAAGGCCACCGTAATGCCTGATTCCTTTACTGCACGGCTAATATAATAGGTATTCAGACCATCAAAAGTGGGTTGGTCTAAACTGCCTAGAGCACTTTCCAATTGTGCGAAAAACTGAGCTTGGGATAGTTGTACCTCAAGATGTTCTGTTCCTAAAGCCTGGGCCACTTGATGAGCATAAACGGATTCATCGTACTCTACTTCTTCAAAGGATAAATTAAAAGTCTTAACTGTACCCGCATTTGCCTGAACCGCTAAAGCAGCCACTACGCTAGAATCAATACCACCAGAGAGAAAAACGCCCACCGGAACATCACTCACTAAACGCATTTTTACCGCATCTCTAAGTTCCTGTTCCAGGGATTCAAGAGAGCTATTATTAGAATGATATTTGGGAATTGTCCAGAAGGATTCATAATTTTCAATCTCTCCCTCCATATTAATCGTCATTTTATAACCCGCAGGCAGTAGAGAAATGGCCTCAATAATGGTATTCGGACTAATTACAAAGCCATTCCAGAGATAATTCTCTAGACTTTTTTGATCTAATTTTCGCTCAATTAAACCACTGGCTAATAAGGCTCTCAGTTCTGACGCGATTAATAAAGTATTACCACCATTATTCTGGACAGAAGCATAATAGAGTGGCTTAATTCCCAGGCGATCTCGAGCACAAAAAGCTTTATTTTGTTGGGGGTTCCAGATCACAAATGCAAACATTCCGCGCAAATAATCCAGAACCCCTTCTCCCCAAACTCGATAACCTGCTAAAAGGACTTCTGTGTCACATTCAGAACGAAATTTCACACCTTGTTTTTCTAGGTCTCGTCGTAGTTCTTGGTAATTATAGACCTCGCCATTGTAGGTAATGACATTTCCCGTTACTTGATCGATCATCGGTTGGGCACCATTGGCACTTAAATCCATGATTGCTAGTCGTCTATGGGCTAAGGCCACACCTTGCTCATTCTCATCGACAGAAGACCAAAAACCCCCACCATCTGGCCCACGATGAAACTGGGCATCATTTATTTGCTCTGTTGCCTTGATGATCATTGGGGAAATCGCACCAATCGCTGCCGTAATTCCGCACATAGAAGATGCCCTATACTTAGCCTATAAAATTGAACGGAAAATGTTGTTCTCTTAAGGTGATTATAGAAAATATAAACTAATTATGACTAAAATACAATATGGATTAAAATAATTATAATTTTTTGGGGTACTTAACGAAAAAGAGACAATAGCAGTCTTTTGGTATTAGTCGTGTTAACACCGTAGAAAAATTCAACGGTATTTATTTTCTTGTTATAAACCTCAACTTGCGGTGAAAACGAGGTTATATCGTATGATCTGCAAATGACTAGATCTCATAATTTGATTGTTTCAATTTTTGCCAATGAAACCTGATATTCGGTTAAAATCTTGCTAATTCTAGAAGTTCAAGGAGTCAAGGGTGAACGAGGATCGCTATTATTGGTTAGCCTGGTCGCAAATAAATGGAGTCGGCCCCGTTTTATTAAAGCGAATCCAACAACATTTTGAGACATTAGAGAATGCCTGGAAAGCATCAGAAAGAGCCTTATTACAGGTCAATGGCTTAGGCTCAAAACTAATTACCAATATTCTCACCCAGCGATCGCAACTCAATCCCCAACTATTACTAGAAGAGCATAGCCGTCAAAATCCCCACTTTTGGACACCAGCCGATGCTGATTATCCCCGTTTATTGTGGGAAATTCCTAGTCCACCGCCGGTACTTTACTATCGAGGTCAGGTTAAAATGTCCGAAAATCAAGGACAAATTCCAGGCATTGCGATTGTTGGCACTCGTTTTCCTACTGAACATGGCAAACGCTGGACAAAGAAAATTAGCATGGGATTAGCAAAAAGTGATTTTACGGTGATTTCTGGGTTAGCTGCTGGTATTGATGGACAGGCCCATCGTAGTTGTTTAGAAGCGGGTGGTAGAACGATCGCCGTTTTAGGAACGGGTTTAGACCTGGTTTATCCGCCTCAAAATCGACAACTCTTTGAAGAAATTGCTGAAAAGGGTTTAATTTTAAGTGAATATCCTGTGGGAACTAAACCTGATCGCGGTAATTTTCCGGCTCGTAATCGGATTATTGCCGGGCTAAGTCGCGCTATTTTAGTGATGGAAGCCCCCGAAAAATCAGGTTCATTAATAACAGCCCGTTATGCCAATGAATTTTGTCGAGATGTCTATACTTTACCCAATTCTCCTGATGTAGCTGAAGCGAAAGGTTGTCTCACTTTAATTCATAACGGAGCCGAAGTGATTCTCTCGGAAGAAACATTATTAGAAACCCTGGGAGCCATTCCCAAACTGGATATTGCCCCCGTTTTATCTTTGTTAGAATCTTTGCAATCGGTTGAATCTTTGCCAG contains:
- the dprA gene encoding DNA-processing protein DprA, translated to MNEDRYYWLAWSQINGVGPVLLKRIQQHFETLENAWKASERALLQVNGLGSKLITNILTQRSQLNPQLLLEEHSRQNPHFWTPADADYPRLLWEIPSPPPVLYYRGQVKMSENQGQIPGIAIVGTRFPTEHGKRWTKKISMGLAKSDFTVISGLAAGIDGQAHRSCLEAGGRTIAVLGTGLDLVYPPQNRQLFEEIAEKGLILSEYPVGTKPDRGNFPARNRIIAGLSRAILVMEAPEKSGSLITARYANEFCRDVYTLPNSPDVAEAKGCLTLIHNGAEVILSEETLLETLGAIPKLDIAPVLSLLESLQSVESLPDLDPIPLKILQAVPRSPTPFDTIIQNTGLSTGEVSAGLLQLELMGLVSQIPGMRYQRL
- the asnB gene encoding asparagine synthase (glutamine-hydrolyzing); translated protein: MCGITAAIGAISPMIIKATEQINDAQFHRGPDGGGFWSSVDENEQGVALAHRRLAIMDLSANGAQPMIDQVTGNVITYNGEVYNYQELRRDLEKQGVKFRSECDTEVLLAGYRVWGEGVLDYLRGMFAFVIWNPQQNKAFCARDRLGIKPLYYASVQNNGGNTLLIASELRALLASGLIERKLDQKSLENYLWNGFVISPNTIIEAISLLPAGYKMTINMEGEIENYESFWTIPKYHSNNSSLESLEQELRDAVKMRLVSDVPVGVFLSGGIDSSVVAALAVQANAGTVKTFNLSFEEVEYDESVYAHQVAQALGTEHLEVQLSQAQFFAQLESALGSLDQPTFDGLNTYYISRAVKESGITVALAGTGGDELFGGYRSFREVSLAVKINQYLNKLPYSFRQNLSKQFIHWNEGELGSFPAQTRWGKIEDLLSTSNLTNIYQVFYSLFTKDFQNQLLGQKEYPSSYYGLTDFYTQKFQETIAQEPTLSSISQLEIAIFLGERLLRDTDVASMANSLEVRLPLIDHKVVGLVIEQKLKNRFYPLGKKRFLQNLVAEQLDARLFNRPKSGFVLPIEQWCRQSLKREISETFSDRAHLARIGLNADAVNALWQAFLADSPGLYWSRIWSIYILCWWCDRYQVSR